From the genome of Psychrilyobacter atlanticus DSM 19335, one region includes:
- the galT gene encoding UDP-glucose--hexose-1-phosphate uridylyltransferase — MDINYEIERLLQYGIQKKLLDKMDLIYIRNSILEVLEIEEFKGVEVRNETLDDPVEILENIMDWADKNNRLTENTVTYRDLLDARLMGCLMPRPSEVVKEFYENSEKKGIKYATENYYAMSKASNYIRTERTAKNMHWYSPTEYGDLEITVNLSKPEKDPKAIAAAKHIKNSTYPSCVLCKENEGYRGRVNHPARQNHRIIPLDLSGEEWFLQYSPYVYYNEHSIVFSSEHRPMKISKITFMRLLEFVEKFPHYFIGSNADLPIVGGSILSHDHFQGGNHEFAMAKAPIEKKIKFQKYPNVEGGIVKWPMSVVRLSSENSSDLAELADEILCTWRNYSDEEVGIFAETGGEPHNTVTPIVRRRGKIFELDMVLRNNRTSDEHPLGIFHPHEEVHNIKKENIGLIEVMGLAVLPGRLKEELAILEEVLLKDNYIEEIENNKTIEKHLNWAKEIKENYDNLTSDSVKKVLHEEVGVAFSKVLEDAGVYKRDEEGQDAFMKFIKIFC; from the coding sequence ATAGATATAAATTATGAGATAGAACGTCTCCTGCAATATGGGATACAGAAAAAATTATTGGATAAGATGGATCTGATCTATATTAGAAATTCCATCTTAGAAGTATTGGAAATAGAGGAGTTTAAAGGTGTAGAAGTGAGAAATGAAACTTTAGATGATCCGGTAGAAATCTTAGAAAATATAATGGATTGGGCAGACAAAAATAATAGGTTGACCGAGAATACAGTTACCTATAGAGATCTTTTAGATGCAAGGTTGATGGGGTGCTTGATGCCCAGGCCATCTGAAGTAGTAAAAGAATTTTATGAAAATTCAGAAAAAAAAGGGATTAAATATGCTACTGAAAATTATTATGCAATGTCCAAGGCATCCAACTATATAAGAACTGAAAGGACAGCAAAAAATATGCACTGGTACTCTCCTACAGAATACGGAGATTTAGAGATAACTGTAAACTTATCTAAGCCAGAAAAAGATCCTAAAGCCATAGCAGCAGCAAAGCATATTAAAAACAGCACTTATCCAAGCTGTGTACTGTGTAAGGAAAATGAAGGGTATAGAGGGAGGGTAAATCATCCTGCCAGACAAAATCATAGGATAATCCCCTTGGACTTAAGTGGTGAGGAGTGGTTTTTACAGTATTCACCCTATGTTTATTACAATGAGCATAGTATCGTATTTTCAAGTGAACACAGACCCATGAAAATTTCAAAAATTACCTTTATGAGATTACTGGAATTTGTAGAGAAATTCCCCCATTACTTTATAGGATCTAATGCAGATCTGCCGATTGTAGGAGGATCTATCCTGTCTCACGATCATTTTCAGGGAGGGAATCATGAGTTTGCTATGGCTAAGGCTCCTATAGAAAAAAAGATTAAATTTCAAAAATATCCAAATGTAGAGGGTGGAATAGTAAAATGGCCCATGTCAGTAGTAAGACTCTCTTCTGAAAACAGTTCGGATTTAGCAGAATTAGCAGATGAGATACTCTGTACTTGGAGAAATTATTCAGATGAAGAGGTCGGTATATTTGCTGAGACCGGAGGTGAACCCCATAACACAGTAACTCCCATTGTTAGGAGGAGAGGTAAAATATTTGAGTTAGATATGGTTTTGAGAAACAACAGGACTTCAGATGAACACCCATTGGGTATATTTCATCCCCACGAGGAAGTCCACAATATAAAGAAGGAAAATATAGGGCTTATTGAAGTCATGGGGTTAGCGGTGCTTCCAGGTAGGCTCAAAGAAGAATTGGCTATATTGGAGGAAGTTCTTTTGAAAGATAACTATATAGAGGAAATAGAAAATAATAAAACAATAGAAAAGCACCTAAACTGGGCAAAGGAAATTAAAGAAAATTATGATAACCTTACTTCAGACAGTGTGAAGAAAGTTTTACACGAAGAAGTAGGAGTGGCATTTTCTAAAGTATTAGAGGACGCAGGAGTGTATAAAAGGGATGAAGAAGGGCAAGATGCTTTTATGAAATTTATAAAAATATTCTGCTAA
- a CDS encoding aldose epimerase family protein, with amino-acid sequence MKILRTEFGVLKTGEEVFKYILKNDRLEVSILNYGGIITEILMADRDRKKQNVVLGYDNIRDYEEKSPYFGAIIGRIAGRIEGGSFELGGVRYNLAVNNGKNNLHGGIKGLDKRIWDVFEVENGIELSYTSPHMEEGFPSKVEFKVRYTLLEDTLEISYLGTPDRDTILNLTNHSYFNLSGDCQEDILDHELCIEADRVSFLDGNAIPHGQTFNLTGTPFNFKTPKKIGKDIDSNNLQLRSARGYDHPFILKKEKELEISLFHEKTGRKLDVYTDQKAVVLYTGNYLGDNEGKLSCGVTARPRLGVCLETQDLPNHINVDEFKTTVYTPDNPYRAVTRYVFTNS; translated from the coding sequence ATGAAAATATTAAGAACAGAATTTGGTGTTTTAAAAACAGGGGAAGAAGTTTTTAAATATATATTAAAAAATGACAGGCTGGAAGTCAGTATATTAAACTATGGTGGAATAATAACAGAAATTCTGATGGCTGATAGGGATAGGAAAAAACAAAATGTAGTCCTGGGGTATGATAATATTAGAGACTATGAGGAAAAATCACCATATTTTGGAGCTATCATAGGGAGGATCGCAGGCAGAATAGAAGGAGGCAGCTTTGAATTAGGAGGAGTACGCTACAATCTAGCTGTAAATAATGGAAAAAATAACCTTCACGGAGGAATAAAAGGCTTAGACAAAAGGATTTGGGATGTTTTTGAGGTAGAAAACGGGATAGAATTGTCCTATACAAGTCCTCATATGGAGGAGGGATTTCCTTCGAAAGTAGAATTCAAGGTACGGTATACTTTGCTAGAAGATACTTTGGAAATTTCATACTTAGGAACTCCTGATAGAGATACCATCTTAAACCTCACCAATCATAGTTATTTTAATCTTTCGGGAGATTGTCAGGAGGATATACTAGACCATGAGTTGTGTATAGAAGCTGACAGGGTTTCATTTTTAGATGGAAATGCCATTCCCCATGGACAAACTTTTAATCTGACGGGAACACCATTTAATTTTAAAACTCCTAAAAAAATAGGAAAAGACATAGATTCAAATAATCTCCAATTGAGATCTGCCAGAGGCTATGATCATCCATTTATCTTAAAAAAAGAGAAAGAACTGGAAATATCTCTATTTCATGAAAAAACAGGCAGAAAATTAGATGTATATACAGATCAAAAGGCAGTAGTGCTCTATACAGGAAATTATTTGGGAGATAATGAGGGGAAACTATCTTGCGGAGTCACTGCTAGACCTAGATTAGGTGTGTGTCTTGAGACCCAAGACCTGCCAAATCATATCAACGTAGATGAATTTAAAACTACTGTATATACACCAGATAACCCGTATAGAGCCGTGACGAGATATGTATTTACCAACAGTTAA